In one Methylobacterium sp. SyP6R genomic region, the following are encoded:
- a CDS encoding TadE/TadG family type IV pilus assembly protein, which translates to MPRHRPLDAVGKPAGRVPALCGRIGARVARFPSDREGATAVEFALIAMPFLCLVAAIVETALAFFAGQVLDNAVSSASRQLYTGQFQAARSGDPAPPPDTTAQAVALQKFKDAICHGRVTIFSCSSVKVDVLAMADGSDLTPQSPVDGARRDWRTDFGTHYQNPGSNQIVIVQAAVEFPVFFGFLNPDTLANGRRVLQSTVVFRTEPFQ; encoded by the coding sequence ATGCCCCGTCACCGCCCGCTCGATGCCGTCGGAAAGCCGGCCGGACGGGTCCCCGCGCTCTGCGGCCGGATCGGCGCGCGGGTCGCCCGGTTCCCGTCCGACCGCGAGGGGGCGACAGCGGTGGAATTCGCGCTGATCGCGATGCCGTTCCTCTGTCTCGTCGCGGCGATCGTCGAGACCGCGCTCGCCTTCTTCGCCGGCCAGGTCCTCGACAATGCGGTCTCGAGCGCGTCGCGCCAGCTCTATACCGGGCAGTTCCAGGCGGCCCGGTCCGGCGATCCGGCCCCGCCGCCCGACACCACCGCGCAGGCGGTCGCCTTGCAGAAGTTCAAGGACGCGATCTGCCACGGCCGGGTGACGATCTTCTCGTGCAGCAGCGTCAAGGTCGACGTGCTGGCGATGGCCGACGGCTCCGACCTCACGCCGCAGAGCCCGGTCGACGGCGCCAGGCGCGACTGGCGGACCGATTTCGGCACGCATTACCAGAACCCGGGTTCGAACCAGATCGTGATCGTGCAGGCGGCGGTGGAGTTCCCGGTCTTCTTCGGCTTCCTCAACCCCGACACCCTGGCGAATGGCAGGCGGGTGCTGCAGAGCACCGTGGTCTTCCGCACGGAGCCGTTCCAATGA
- a CDS encoding Flp family type IVb pilin, producing MITKLKRFVSDESGATAIEYGLIATLIALAVIVAAGTVGNNLGNQFNKIANSLK from the coding sequence ATGATCACCAAGCTGAAGCGTTTCGTCAGCGACGAGTCCGGCGCCACCGCGATCGAGTACGGCCTGATCGCGACCCTGATCGCCCTCGCGGTGATCGTCGCCGCCGGCACGGTCGGCAACAACCTGGGCAACCAGTTCAACAAGATCGCCAACAGCCTCAAGTAA
- a CDS encoding TadE/TadG family type IV pilus assembly protein, producing MIARGKPGRPGAGLRLRRDAARFGRGFARYSRAQDGVAAVEFAMVLPLLVLLYFGATDLAGYVSNFRKVTLSARAVADLLAREGGDVSPGQFAAIVRAGRAVLAPYDGASARIAAKAIGVYDANGRARVCSYQVEAGNAAAPAPSGPTDVPTVPDAYKKAGARYLVVELTMAYKPIFAAGLAKRFNLGTQTETVIWPVRNGKVYNVAVTSNPEVVLPTVVSNSNGGACPVP from the coding sequence ATGATCGCGCGAGGGAAGCCGGGCCGCCCGGGCGCAGGGTTGCGCCTCCGGCGCGATGCCGCGCGCTTCGGGCGCGGCTTTGCGCGCTACTCGCGCGCACAGGACGGCGTCGCCGCGGTCGAGTTCGCGATGGTGCTGCCGCTCCTCGTGCTGCTCTACTTCGGCGCCACGGATCTCGCCGGCTACGTCAGCAACTTCCGCAAGGTGACCCTGTCGGCCCGCGCCGTGGCCGATCTGCTGGCGCGGGAGGGGGGGGACGTCTCGCCGGGGCAGTTCGCCGCCATCGTGAGGGCGGGACGGGCGGTGCTGGCCCCCTATGACGGCGCCTCGGCGCGAATCGCCGCCAAGGCGATCGGCGTCTACGACGCCAATGGCAGGGCCAGGGTCTGCTCCTACCAGGTGGAGGCCGGCAACGCCGCCGCGCCGGCGCCGAGCGGACCGACCGACGTGCCGACGGTGCCCGACGCCTACAAGAAGGCCGGCGCCCGCTACCTCGTCGTCGAGCTGACCATGGCCTACAAGCCGATCTTCGCCGCCGGCCTGGCCAAGCGGTTCAACCTCGGCACCCAGACCGAAACCGTGATCTGGCCGGTACGCAACGGCAAGGTCTACAACGTCGCGGTCACCTCGAACCCGGAAGTCGTGCTGCCGACCGTCGTGAGCAACAGCAACGGCGGGGCCTGCCCGGTCCCATGA
- a CDS encoding A24 family peptidase, translating to MASLCLLVVFPFLMAYAAMSDILTMTIPNRVSAALVGAFTLLAVATGLDWALIAAHAGAGLLVLAIGFGLFSAGVIGGGDAKLAAATALWLGSGPLLDYVVNASMLGGVLALAILAMRRHPLPGFAAAWPFAVHLHDRSVGMPYGVALAASALVTCPSATLWRLALPG from the coding sequence ATGGCCAGCCTCTGCCTCCTCGTCGTGTTCCCGTTCCTGATGGCCTACGCGGCCATGAGCGACATCCTCACGATGACGATCCCCAACCGGGTGAGCGCGGCGCTCGTCGGAGCCTTCACGCTGCTCGCCGTCGCGACCGGGCTCGACTGGGCGCTTATCGCCGCGCATGCCGGGGCCGGCCTCCTGGTTCTGGCGATCGGGTTCGGGCTGTTCTCGGCCGGCGTGATCGGCGGCGGCGATGCCAAGCTGGCGGCGGCGACCGCCCTGTGGCTCGGCTCCGGCCCCCTGCTCGACTACGTGGTGAACGCCTCGATGCTCGGCGGCGTCCTGGCGCTGGCCATCCTGGCGATGCGCCGCCATCCCCTGCCCGGCTTCGCGGCGGCGTGGCCCTTCGCCGTGCACCTGCACGACCGATCGGTCGGCATGCCCTACGGCGTGGCGCTCGCGGCCTCGGCCCTCGTCACCTGCCCCTCGGCCACGCTCTGGCGCCTTGCCCTGCCGGGCTGA
- a CDS encoding retropepsin-like aspartic protease family protein: MTRPILWALGVLAGAVLTGGPVIERVARIGRAPAAASSPAAPGIPPGSDGSVTLAQDLSGHFRVHPEVEGQVLRMLVDTGATLCVFTREDAGRIGLNVTERDFTAQVATANGPVPAARVRVREMRIGEIRLRDVDALVLPSGRLDTSLLGMSFLRRLRGFEVAGGKMILRG, encoded by the coding sequence GTGACGCGCCCGATCCTCTGGGCCCTCGGCGTGCTCGCCGGCGCCGTGCTGACCGGCGGACCCGTGATCGAGCGGGTCGCCCGGATCGGACGCGCCCCGGCCGCCGCGTCCTCCCCGGCGGCGCCGGGCATCCCGCCCGGATCCGACGGCAGCGTGACCCTCGCCCAGGACCTGTCCGGTCATTTCCGGGTCCACCCGGAGGTCGAAGGGCAGGTGCTGCGCATGCTGGTCGATACCGGCGCCACGCTCTGCGTTTTCACCCGCGAGGATGCGGGCCGGATCGGGCTCAACGTCACCGAGCGCGACTTCACCGCGCAGGTCGCCACGGCCAACGGGCCGGTGCCGGCCGCCCGCGTGCGGGTGCGGGAGATGCGGATCGGCGAAATCAGGTTGCGCGACGTCGACGCCCTGGTGCTGCCGAGCGGACGCCTCGACACGAGCCTGCTCGGCATGTCGTTCCTGCGCCGCCTGCGCGGGTTCGAGGTCGCGGGAGGCAAGATGATCCTGCGAGGATGA
- a CDS encoding pilus assembly protein N-terminal domain-containing protein: protein MSPHRDPSLPRAAGLPSAASVLASALVVSAALSAAVLSAAVLLAPAAARANDGSTVTVSVDNAKVIRLPERTATVIVGNPIIADVSLQRNGIVVLTGKSFGSTNLIALDGAGTMLAETAISVRAGSPSVVTVQRGLERESYSCTPACQPAVQLGDAQRYFSEVSAQTGQRNSLAIAGAGAAAAAGR from the coding sequence ATGAGCCCGCACCGCGATCCGAGCCTTCCGCGCGCAGCGGGCCTGCCCTCCGCCGCCAGCGTCCTGGCGTCCGCGCTCGTCGTGTCCGCCGCGCTCTCCGCCGCCGTACTCTCTGCCGCCGTGCTCCTGGCCCCCGCCGCCGCGCGGGCGAACGACGGATCGACGGTGACGGTCTCGGTCGACAACGCCAAGGTGATCCGCCTTCCGGAACGCACCGCCACGGTGATCGTCGGCAACCCGATCATCGCCGACGTGTCGCTGCAGCGGAACGGAATCGTGGTCCTGACCGGCAAGAGCTTCGGCAGCACCAACCTCATCGCCCTGGACGGAGCCGGCACCATGCTGGCGGAAACCGCGATCAGCGTGCGGGCGGGCAGCCCGTCGGTGGTGACGGTGCAGCGCGGGCTCGAGCGCGAATCCTATTCCTGCACGCCGGCCTGCCAGCCGGCGGTGCAGCTCGGCGACGCGCAGCGCTACTTCTCCGAGGTGAGCGCCCAGACCGGCCAGCGCAACTCGCTGGCGATCGCGGGCGCCGGGGCCGCGGCTGCGGCGGGGCGCTGA